In uncultured Acidilobus sp. JCHS, the sequence TTCAGGTAATACTCGGCATCCCTGAGGTATGCCTCTGCGTTCTCAAGCAGGTTGGCCAGGCCCTTATCGGTTATAGTCCTTGGTGCGCTGTTAACAGCTCGCTTAAGTTCCGAGAGGGCCTGCCTGAAGCCCAAAACGTACCTCCTGGCCCTCTCCTCTAGGTGATTATCCAAGATCGACACCTATCTATCACTTGGCCTCAGACTCAGAGATAGGCTTAACCTGGTCTATGGGAACCGTGACCACGATCTTGGAGTCGCCCTCAAGGAGCGTTATGTCGACGTCGCTCTTCCTGACCTCAATGACTCTTCCCTTCATGCCCTTGAAGGGCCCGCCTATGACCTGTATTAGCTGGCCCCTTTCAACCGCGACCTCTGCGACCGCCGGCTTGATGAGCTTAATTACGTCATCTATCGTTACAGGTATAGGCCTCCTGCCCCTTACGTACCTGATCCCCTTTATCAGGTAATACAGGTCAGTCACGTCGCCCACCTCCACAAAGACCACGTTCTTGTAGTCCTTAGAGAACACTACGCTTCTTACGTCAAGGTTTAAGGCCTTTGCCCTCTCGCCGAGGATCAGGGCCACCTTCTCCTCATAGCCACCCATCACCTTCAGGGCGTAGAACTTGCTTGGCTTTGGGGACCCTTGTCCCTGCGGCTGGGCCTGCCCTGACAAAGGCTTCACCTCAGCCTACCACGAAGAGTACGTATAACAGGTGTATTATATAGGCCAGAACGCCAACCAGGAGGAACCCGATTATGGTCAGCCTGGCCAGGACCGAGAACTCCTCCTCGTCAGGCTTCCTGGATAGCAGCACCACCCTTCTCCAGGCCGCTACGTGGTTCTTCAGCCTGTCCCTGAATCCCATTGCTAGGCGGCGCCCCGCTTAAACCGGGCTCGCGGGCTTAAGTGCCTTAGCAGGCGTGGCTGATACCTTCAGCCCTGTAGAGCTCCAATAGAGCTTACCTCCTCCTTGTCCTGAAGGGCAGGGCTTGCAACATCTGAACTGACGCAGCGCCCCCCGTAGGGGGTTCAGCTCTCATATAGGTTGTTGCCTTACGGTCATCGCCTCATCCCTGTTCCCCCGCACCCCGCTCGGGCCTTCATTGGGCTTGGGGGCGTTCAGGGCCACCCCAGGGGCCCCACATCTTGAGTGCTCTTTTACGTACCTCCTGTATGTGCTGATCGCGGTGACGACTTATAAACCTATACGAAAGTTGAAACAGCTACGTAGGGTCCTTCACCTTGAGCTGCCCTGGCGTTCAGCCGCTAGGGTGAC encodes:
- a CDS encoding Transcription antiterminator, producing the protein MSGQAQPQGQGSPKPSKFYALKVMGGYEEKVALILGERAKALNLDVRSVVFSKDYKNVVFVEVGDVTDLYYLIKGIRYVRGRRPIPVTIDDVIKLIKPAVAEVAVERGQLIQVIGGPFKGMKGRVIEVRKSDVDITLLEGDSKIVVTVPIDQVKPISESEAK
- a CDS encoding protein translocase SEC61 complex gamma subunit, archaeal and eukaryotic; amino-acid sequence: MGFRDRLKNHVAAWRRVVLLSRKPDEEEFSVLARLTIIGFLLVGVLAYIIHLLYVLFVVG